From the Pirellulales bacterium genome, the window TCCTGCTCTTGCAGGATCTCGTGACGTGCACCGGGCAGAATGAGATGGCGGCCCGCGAGCAGACTAAGCCCGAAGGTTTCAATCGCCGGCGTCGATACGACTTCGTCGCGGCCGGCGGCGACCAGCAACAACGGTTGGCGGATGCGCGCGGCATAAGACGGCACGGCGAATTGCTTCATCGCGCGCATGGCAGCATCGACCCATGAAATCGTCGGCGCGGCGATGCCGAGCGTCGGCTCTTCCTCCAGCACCGCGGCGTTGCGCGAAAAGCGCACCGGGTCGGACGTCAGCACGTTGCCGAGAAAATCTTCCGAACCCGTTGCCTTGCCGTGGCCGGTCGGGATGTAGGCGTTGCCGCGCCCAAGCAAACGCAGCGTGCGCGCCAGCGGACCGGCGGCGCGCAACAACGGGCCGGAGCGCAGCCCGATCATCGGCGCCGACAGCACGACGCGGTCGAACCAGCGGCTGCCGTCATGACAGGCGCGAATGGCGATGGCGCCGCCCATCGAATGACCGAGCGCGAAGATCGGCGGCGGGCAATCCGGCAGCACGACCTGCTCCATGATGGCGCGCAGATCAGTGGCGTATTCGGAGAAATTGCGGACGTGGCCCTTCTCGCGGTCGGCCAGCGCGCGGTCCGACATGCCCTGGCCGCGCCAGTCGAAAGTCGCCACCGCGAAACCCCGTGCTTGCAGATCGCGCACCGTCTCGAAGTATTTTTCGATGTATTCGG encodes:
- a CDS encoding alpha/beta hydrolase, which translates into the protein MRLISIPANPVPDHAVAGAIKTPDGVTLRFGRWDPPPGRKGTVVLLQGRAEYIEKYFETVRDLQARGFAVATFDWRGQGMSDRALADREKGHVRNFSEYATDLRAIMEQVVLPDCPPPIFALGHSMGGAIAIRACHDGSRWFDRVVLSAPMIGLRSGPLLRAAGPLARTLRLLGRGNAYIPTGHGKATGSEDFLGNVLTSDPVRFSRNAAVLEEEPTLGIAAPTISWVDAAMRAMKQFAVPSYAARIRQPLLLVAAGRDEVVSTPAIETFGLSLLAGRHLILPGARHEILQEQ